In Thauera sedimentorum, a single genomic region encodes these proteins:
- the rplQ gene encoding 50S ribosomal protein L17, whose amino-acid sequence MRHRNGLRKLNRTSSHRQAMFRNMANALLQHEVIKTTLPKAKELRRVVEPLITLGKKPSVANRRLAFNRLRDRDMVVKLFDELGPRYATRNGGYLRILKFGFRDGDNAPMALVELLDRPEVQADEPAVETEAAAA is encoded by the coding sequence ATGCGTCACCGTAACGGTCTTCGCAAACTGAATCGCACCAGCAGCCACCGCCAGGCGATGTTCCGCAACATGGCCAACGCGCTGCTGCAGCACGAAGTGATCAAGACGACCCTGCCCAAGGCCAAGGAGCTTCGTCGCGTGGTCGAGCCGCTCATCACCCTGGGCAAGAAGCCCAGCGTGGCGAATCGTCGTCTCGCCTTCAACCGCCTGCGCGACCGCGACATGGTCGTGAAGCTGTTCGACGAGCTCGGCCCGCGCTACGCTACTCGCAATGGCGGCTATCTGCGCATCCTGAAGTTCGGCTTCCGCGACGGCGACAATGCGCCGATGGCTCTGGTCGAACTGCTTGATCGTCCGGAAGTGCAGGCGGACGAGCCGGCGGTGGAAACCGAGGCAGCTGCGGCCTGA
- the galE gene encoding UDP-glucose 4-epimerase GalE encodes MTGHVLVTGGAGYIGSHACLALLDSGADVVVVDDLSNSCRESLRRVEELAGRRLAGFHQMDVRDREGLERLMGRYPVDTVLHFAGLKAVGDSVAEPLRYYDNNVGGALALLEAMQRCGVRRIVFSSSATVYGDPQQVPITEDAPLGPTNPYGRTKLVIEEMLADLVASDPRWHAVILRYFNPVGAHPSGLIGEDPNGTPNNLMPYIAQVAIGRHPVLQVFGGDYPTVDGTGVRDFIHVMDLAEGHVRAVQRLDALPGLSKLNLGTGTGYSVLEVVAAFELASGARVPYRIVERRAGDVAACWADPKRAEAMLGWRARRGLSEMCADAWRWQAMNPGGYRGIER; translated from the coding sequence GTGACGGGACATGTGTTGGTAACCGGGGGCGCAGGGTATATCGGTAGCCATGCCTGCCTCGCATTGCTCGATTCCGGCGCTGATGTCGTGGTCGTGGACGATCTGAGCAATTCCTGCAGGGAGTCGCTGCGCCGGGTCGAGGAGCTTGCAGGACGGCGACTCGCTGGCTTCCACCAGATGGACGTGCGGGACCGTGAAGGGCTCGAGCGGCTCATGGGGCGGTACCCGGTCGACACCGTGCTGCACTTCGCGGGTTTGAAGGCGGTCGGCGACTCGGTGGCTGAGCCCTTGCGCTACTACGACAACAACGTCGGTGGCGCCCTCGCGCTGCTCGAGGCGATGCAGCGCTGCGGCGTGAGGCGGATCGTGTTCAGCTCATCGGCAACCGTCTATGGCGATCCGCAGCAGGTGCCGATCACCGAGGACGCGCCTCTGGGGCCAACCAATCCTTATGGCCGCACCAAGCTCGTCATCGAGGAGATGCTTGCGGATCTGGTGGCTTCCGACCCGCGCTGGCACGCGGTGATCCTGCGCTACTTCAATCCGGTGGGGGCACACCCGAGCGGTCTGATCGGCGAGGACCCGAACGGTACGCCCAACAATCTGATGCCCTACATCGCTCAGGTGGCCATCGGCAGACATCCGGTATTGCAGGTGTTCGGCGGCGACTATCCCACTGTGGACGGGACCGGCGTGCGCGATTTCATCCACGTCATGGATCTTGCCGAGGGGCACGTACGCGCGGTGCAGCGTCTTGACGCCCTACCTGGGCTGAGCAAGCTGAACCTCGGAACCGGCACTGGCTACAGCGTACTCGAGGTGGTGGCGGCGTTCGAGTTGGCCAGCGGGGCACGGGTGCCCTACCGGATCGTCGAGAGGCGTGCTGGCGACGTGGCCGCGTGTTGGGCGGACCCGAAGCGCGCGGAGGCGATGCTCGGCTGGCGAGCCCGCCGCGGGCTGTCCGAAATGTGCGCCGACGCATGGCGTTGGCAGGCGATGAATCCGGGCGGTTACCGGGGAATCGAGAGGTGA
- a CDS encoding DUF2237 family protein, translating into MSEQLVSNQKNVLGGPLLACSYAPLTGFFRTGCCETGADDLGRHVVCTKVTEDFLAFSRRRGNDLSTPRPEMRFAGLKPGDRWCLCAHRWLEAFEAGVAPPVVLAATHRSALEVVSLEVLQAHAIDL; encoded by the coding sequence GTGAGCGAGCAACTCGTCAGCAATCAGAAGAACGTACTGGGCGGGCCGCTGCTGGCCTGCAGTTACGCGCCGCTGACCGGCTTCTTCCGTACCGGATGTTGCGAAACCGGCGCCGATGATCTCGGGCGGCATGTCGTGTGTACCAAGGTGACCGAGGACTTCCTCGCCTTCTCCCGCCGCAGGGGAAACGACCTGAGCACGCCGCGCCCGGAGATGCGCTTCGCCGGACTCAAGCCGGGCGATCGCTGGTGCCTGTGCGCCCACCGCTGGCTGGAGGCCTTCGAGGCGGGCGTGGCGCCGCCGGTGGTGCTTGCCGCCACTCATCGCTCGGCGCTCGAGGTGGTGAGCCTCGAGGTGCTGCAGGCGCACGCCATCGACCTTTGA
- the uvrA gene encoding excinuclease ABC subunit UvrA translates to MDEIRIRGARTHNLKSVNLDLPRNRLTVITGLSGSGKSSLAFDTLYAEGQRRYVESLSAYARQFLQLMEKPDVDLIEGLSPAISIEQKATSHNPRSTVGTVTEIHDYLRLLFARAGTPHCPDHPDQALEAQSVSQMVDHVLALPEDTRLMIVAPVVAGRKGEQHELFAELRAQGFVRVRVDGAVHELDAMPPLEKGRRHTVEVVVDRFKVRADLRGRIAESFETALTHADGRAIAVEMDSGSEHVFSARFACPVCSFALGELEPRLFSFNNPAGACPKCDGLGQVDFFDPARVVAHPELSLAAGAIRGWDRRNQFYFQMLASLAAHYGFDLDASFAELPESVREIVLHGSGREAIAFRYLSDNGRLVQKSHPFEGIIPNLERRYRETDSLAVREELAKYRATHPCPACQGTRLRSEARWVLIGGRSLPEISRLPLGESRRFFDTLRLSGHRAQVAEKIVKEISDRLSFLINVGLDYLSLDRSADTLSGGEAQRIRLASQIGSGLTGVMYVLDEPSIGLHQRDNDRLLATLARLRDLGNTVIVVEHDEDAIRTADYVVDMGPGAGVHGGEVVAHGTPADIIAASGSLTADYLAGRRGIPLPERRRAPDDRWLQLSGCAGNNLREVDLALPVGLFVCVTGVSGSGKSTLINDTLVPLASRHLYGSNVEPAAHREIAGLEHFDKVISVDQSPIGRTPRSNPATYTGLMTPIRELFAGVPEARARGYGPGRFSFNVKGGRCEACQGDGLIKVEMHFLPDMYVPCDVCHGKRYNRETLEVRYKGKTIFEVLEMTVEQALEFFRPVPAVARKLETLADVGLGYIRLGQSATTLSGGEAQRVKLALELSKRDTGRTLYVLDEPTTGLHFHDIELLLRVLHRLRDHGNTIVVIEHNLDVIKTADWIVDLGPEGGHGGGTIVAAGTPEEVAAQGRAHTAGYLARALAASTAAARSS, encoded by the coding sequence ATGGACGAAATCCGCATCCGCGGTGCCCGCACGCACAACCTCAAGAGCGTCAACCTAGACCTGCCGCGCAACCGCCTGACGGTGATCACCGGGCTGTCCGGCTCGGGCAAGTCGTCCCTGGCCTTCGACACCCTCTATGCGGAAGGTCAGCGGCGCTACGTCGAGTCGCTGTCGGCCTACGCACGCCAGTTCCTGCAGCTGATGGAGAAGCCGGACGTCGACCTGATCGAAGGGCTGTCGCCGGCGATCTCGATCGAGCAGAAGGCCACCAGCCACAATCCGCGCTCGACCGTCGGCACGGTCACCGAGATCCACGACTACCTGCGCCTGCTGTTCGCCCGCGCGGGCACGCCGCACTGCCCGGACCATCCCGACCAGGCGCTGGAGGCGCAGAGCGTGTCGCAGATGGTCGACCACGTGCTGGCCCTGCCCGAGGACACCCGCCTGATGATCGTTGCCCCGGTGGTCGCGGGGCGCAAGGGCGAACAGCATGAACTGTTCGCCGAGCTGCGCGCCCAGGGCTTCGTGCGGGTCCGGGTCGATGGTGCCGTGCATGAACTCGACGCCATGCCGCCGCTGGAGAAGGGGCGGCGCCATACTGTCGAGGTGGTGGTCGACCGCTTCAAGGTGCGCGCCGACCTGCGCGGACGCATCGCCGAATCCTTCGAGACCGCGCTGACCCACGCCGATGGCCGGGCGATCGCGGTGGAGATGGACAGCGGCAGCGAGCATGTATTCTCGGCGCGCTTCGCGTGCCCGGTGTGCAGCTTCGCGCTCGGCGAGCTGGAGCCGCGACTGTTCTCCTTCAACAACCCGGCCGGCGCCTGCCCCAAGTGCGACGGCCTGGGACAGGTGGATTTCTTCGACCCGGCCCGGGTCGTCGCCCACCCCGAGCTGTCGCTGGCGGCCGGCGCGATCCGTGGCTGGGACCGGCGCAACCAGTTCTACTTCCAGATGCTCGCCAGTCTCGCGGCGCACTATGGCTTCGATCTCGACGCCTCGTTCGCCGAACTGCCCGAATCGGTACGCGAGATCGTCCTGCACGGCTCGGGGCGCGAGGCCATCGCCTTCCGCTACCTGTCCGACAACGGCCGCCTGGTGCAGAAGAGCCATCCCTTCGAAGGCATCATCCCCAACCTGGAACGCCGCTACCGCGAGACCGACTCGCTCGCCGTGCGCGAGGAACTCGCCAAGTACCGCGCCACCCACCCGTGCCCCGCCTGCCAGGGCACGCGCCTGCGCAGCGAGGCGCGCTGGGTGCTGATCGGCGGGCGTTCGCTGCCGGAGATCAGCCGGCTGCCGCTGGGCGAGAGCAGACGCTTCTTCGACACGCTGCGCCTGTCCGGCCATCGTGCCCAGGTTGCCGAGAAGATCGTCAAGGAGATTTCCGACCGGCTCAGCTTCCTGATCAACGTCGGCCTGGACTATCTGTCGCTGGATCGCTCGGCCGACACGCTGTCCGGCGGCGAGGCCCAGCGCATCCGCCTGGCCAGCCAGATCGGCTCCGGCCTCACCGGCGTGATGTACGTGCTCGACGAACCCTCCATCGGCCTGCATCAGCGCGACAACGACCGCCTGCTCGCCACCCTCGCGCGGCTGCGCGACCTGGGCAATACGGTGATCGTCGTCGAACATGACGAAGACGCCATCCGTACCGCAGACTATGTGGTCGACATGGGGCCGGGTGCCGGGGTGCATGGGGGCGAGGTCGTCGCCCACGGCACCCCCGCGGACATCATCGCCGCCTCGGGCTCGCTGACCGCCGACTACCTTGCCGGCCGGCGCGGCATTCCACTGCCCGAGCGCCGGCGCGCCCCGGACGACCGCTGGCTGCAGCTCTCCGGCTGTGCCGGAAACAACCTGCGCGAGGTCGACCTCGCGCTGCCGGTGGGGCTGTTCGTGTGCGTCACCGGGGTGTCCGGTTCAGGCAAGTCCACGCTGATCAACGACACCCTGGTGCCGCTCGCCTCCCGGCACCTGTACGGTTCCAACGTGGAGCCGGCGGCACACCGCGAGATCGCCGGCCTGGAGCATTTCGACAAGGTCATCAGCGTCGACCAGTCGCCGATCGGCCGCACGCCGCGCTCCAATCCTGCCACCTACACCGGCCTGATGACGCCGATCCGCGAGCTGTTCGCCGGCGTGCCCGAGGCGCGCGCACGCGGCTACGGGCCGGGCCGCTTCTCCTTCAACGTCAAGGGCGGACGCTGCGAAGCCTGCCAGGGCGACGGCCTCATCAAGGTGGAGATGCATTTCCTGCCCGACATGTACGTCCCCTGCGACGTCTGCCACGGCAAGCGCTACAACCGCGAGACGCTGGAGGTCCGCTACAAGGGCAAGACCATCTTCGAAGTCCTGGAGATGACCGTCGAGCAGGCGCTGGAGTTCTTCCGCCCGGTACCGGCGGTGGCCCGCAAGCTGGAAACGCTGGCCGACGTCGGCCTCGGTTACATCCGCCTCGGCCAGAGCGCCACCACGCTCTCGGGCGGCGAGGCACAGCGCGTGAAACTCGCCCTGGAGCTATCCAAGCGCGATACCGGGCGCACGCTGTACGTACTCGACGAACCCACCACCGGCCTGCACTTTCACGACATCGAACTGCTGTTGCGCGTGCTGCATCGCCTGCGCGACCATGGCAACACCATCGTGGTCATCGAGCACAACCTGGACGTGATCAAGACCGCCGACTGGATCGTCGATCTCGGTCCGGAAGGTGGCCACGGCGGCGGCACCATCGTCGCGGCGGGAACCCCGGAAGAGGTCGCGGCCCAGGGCCGGGCGCACACGGCCGGCTATCTTGCCCGCGCGCTCGCCGCCTCGACCGCAGCGGCCCGTTCGTCGTGA
- a CDS encoding MFS transporter, with product MSTPEHDTMSPQERRAGISLAAIFALRMLGLFLILPVFAVHAPTVSGGSDLMMVGLAIGAYGLTQAFLQIPFGAASDRFGRKPVIVFGLALFVIGSAVAALADSIGWIIAGRVLQGAGAISAAVTALAADLTRDQHRTKVMAMIGSSIGLVFAASLVVAPLLYAAIGMAGIFWFTAALALAAIWVVVRVVPAAPPVPRATGRFGEVLRDGQLMRLNFGVFVLHLIQTTMWVMVPAALVASGGLPVAEHWKVYLPAVLLSFIAMVPAVILAERRGWMKPIFLAAVGLLVIVQLGLMLFGDGLWPLALWLTLFFVAFNILEATQPSWISKIAPAHAKGTALGVYNTLQSAGLFLGGLLGGWLAQRFGPGSASLACAVLALLWLAAAATMNPPPRRVQAVAPAGEPGTRRA from the coding sequence ATGTCCACCCCCGAGCACGACACGATGAGCCCGCAGGAGCGGCGCGCCGGCATCAGCCTGGCGGCGATCTTCGCGCTGCGCATGCTGGGGCTGTTCCTGATCCTGCCGGTGTTCGCGGTGCACGCGCCCACGGTGTCGGGCGGCAGCGACCTGATGATGGTGGGCCTGGCGATCGGCGCCTACGGGCTGACCCAGGCCTTCCTGCAGATTCCCTTCGGTGCGGCCTCCGACCGCTTCGGTCGCAAGCCGGTGATCGTCTTCGGCCTGGCGCTGTTCGTCATTGGCAGCGCGGTCGCCGCGCTGGCCGACAGCATCGGGTGGATCATCGCCGGACGCGTGCTGCAGGGCGCCGGGGCGATCTCCGCCGCGGTCACCGCGCTGGCCGCGGACCTCACCCGCGACCAGCATCGCACCAAGGTCATGGCGATGATCGGCTCGAGCATCGGCCTGGTGTTCGCCGCGTCGCTGGTGGTTGCGCCCTTGCTCTATGCGGCGATCGGCATGGCCGGCATCTTCTGGTTCACCGCCGCGCTGGCGCTTGCGGCGATCTGGGTGGTGGTGCGTGTGGTGCCCGCCGCCCCGCCGGTGCCCCGTGCCACCGGGCGTTTCGGCGAGGTGCTGCGTGACGGGCAGCTGATGCGGCTGAACTTCGGCGTCTTCGTCCTGCACCTGATCCAGACCACCATGTGGGTCATGGTGCCCGCCGCGCTGGTGGCGAGTGGCGGCTTGCCGGTGGCCGAGCACTGGAAGGTGTATCTGCCCGCGGTGCTGCTGTCCTTCATCGCCATGGTGCCGGCGGTGATCCTCGCCGAGCGGCGCGGGTGGATGAAGCCGATCTTCCTGGCGGCGGTCGGATTGCTCGTGATCGTGCAGCTGGGCCTCATGCTGTTCGGCGACGGACTGTGGCCGCTCGCCCTGTGGTTGACGCTGTTCTTCGTTGCCTTCAACATCCTCGAGGCCACCCAGCCGTCATGGATCTCGAAGATCGCACCGGCACATGCCAAGGGGACCGCGCTGGGCGTATACAATACGCTGCAGTCGGCGGGCCTGTTCCTCGGCGGTCTGCTCGGCGGCTGGCTGGCGCAGCGTTTCGGTCCGGGTTCGGCGAGCCTGGCATGTGCGGTGCTCGCGCTGCTGTGGCTGGCCGCTGCCGCCACGATGAATCCACCGCCCCGGCGCGTGCAGGCAGTGGCACCGGCCGGGGAGCCAGGCACTCGCCGGGCCTGA
- the ssb gene encoding single-stranded DNA-binding protein produces MASLNKVILIGNLGRDPETRYMPSGDAICNVTIATTETWKDKASGERREATEWHRVVFFGRLAEIAAQYLRKGSQVYVEGRLQTRKWQDKEGQERYTTEIRADEMKMLGGRREGGDAPMRDSGGGYDAPPARQERAPAPAPQGKPAGGGGFGEFDDDIPF; encoded by the coding sequence ATGGCCTCCCTGAACAAAGTGATCCTGATCGGCAACCTGGGCCGCGACCCCGAGACCCGCTACATGCCCAGCGGCGACGCGATCTGCAACGTGACCATCGCCACCACCGAGACCTGGAAGGACAAGGCCAGCGGCGAGCGGCGCGAGGCCACCGAATGGCATCGCGTGGTGTTCTTCGGCCGCCTCGCGGAGATCGCCGCGCAATACCTGCGCAAGGGCAGCCAGGTGTACGTCGAAGGCCGCCTGCAGACCCGCAAGTGGCAGGACAAGGAAGGCCAGGAACGCTACACCACCGAGATCCGTGCCGACGAAATGAAAATGCTCGGCGGCCGCCGCGAGGGCGGTGATGCGCCGATGCGCGACAGCGGCGGTGGCTACGACGCCCCGCCTGCACGCCAGGAGCGCGCACCGGCGCCGGCCCCGCAGGGCAAGCCGGCGGGTGGCGGCGGTTTCGGCGAGTTCGACGACGACATCCCGTTCTAG
- a CDS encoding site-specific integrase — protein sequence MLNPLAVRTIVLVSGERFPVLVSRATGEPVFEPTVYSINELRATNKAANTIEHALRSVMLLLFFLDVRNIDLAQRMREGRVLDVGEIDALSALCREPTGGVLLAAAGIQQQSSQRVAHAALEKVRNNPKRHSAKQVCSATAANRIRAIRDYLGWLVNGYLSRQGGPAALEAAWMRCRFTLDARVPGKRNRDSIGQREGLPPDVLKRLLTVASPDAAENPWRSRHAKVRNYLLIRWLSDLGLRRGELLNVKISDIDFRAEQVTIARRSDDPGDPRRHQPLVKTRDRIIPLSAQLCSLTLSYVTSIRSQLRGARRHEFLIVADRSGAPMSLSALNDVFAGVRRAFPGEFQNLEPHVLRHTWNDRFSEAMDKAGVTPDDEHQMRAFLMGWSPTSKTAHTYTRRHTRRKARTVSLAMQTVQFERAKK from the coding sequence ATGCTCAATCCTCTTGCTGTCAGGACCATCGTCCTCGTCTCGGGCGAACGCTTCCCAGTCTTGGTGTCCCGTGCGACGGGTGAGCCCGTGTTCGAGCCGACCGTCTACTCCATCAATGAGTTGAGGGCGACTAATAAAGCGGCCAACACTATCGAACATGCACTGCGCTCGGTGATGCTTCTCTTGTTCTTTCTAGATGTGAGAAATATCGACTTGGCTCAGCGAATGCGTGAAGGTCGTGTGCTCGATGTCGGTGAGATAGATGCACTGAGCGCCCTGTGCAGGGAACCTACCGGCGGTGTCCTACTTGCTGCTGCAGGAATACAGCAACAGTCATCGCAACGAGTCGCTCATGCAGCTTTAGAGAAAGTTAGGAACAATCCAAAACGGCATTCGGCCAAGCAAGTGTGTAGCGCCACTGCCGCAAATAGGATACGTGCGATTCGAGATTATCTCGGCTGGCTCGTAAATGGCTATCTGTCTAGGCAGGGAGGGCCGGCAGCTCTTGAAGCGGCATGGATGCGTTGTCGTTTCACCCTTGACGCCAGGGTGCCGGGCAAACGAAACCGGGACTCCATCGGCCAGCGGGAAGGATTGCCGCCAGATGTGCTTAAGCGCCTTCTTACGGTGGCGTCACCGGATGCTGCAGAGAATCCATGGCGGAGTCGTCACGCCAAGGTGCGGAACTATCTACTGATTCGCTGGCTGAGCGACCTCGGTTTGCGCCGGGGCGAACTACTCAACGTAAAAATTTCTGACATCGACTTCCGGGCTGAGCAAGTCACAATTGCAAGGCGTTCAGACGATCCCGGTGACCCGAGGAGGCACCAACCGCTGGTAAAGACGCGAGACCGGATCATCCCGCTTTCCGCGCAGTTGTGTAGTCTTACTCTCAGCTACGTCACCTCTATACGCAGTCAATTGCGGGGCGCGCGGAGGCATGAGTTCCTCATTGTTGCGGATAGGAGTGGTGCTCCGATGTCACTAAGCGCACTGAATGACGTATTCGCAGGAGTGAGGAGGGCTTTTCCCGGTGAGTTTCAGAACCTTGAGCCACATGTATTACGGCACACATGGAACGACAGGTTCTCGGAGGCCATGGACAAGGCGGGAGTAACTCCCGATGACGAGCACCAGATGCGAGCATTTCTGATGGGTTGGTCGCCGACATCAAAGACCGCTCACACCTACACGCGACGCCACACGCGAAGGAAGGCACGGACCGTGTCTCTAGCCATGCAAACGGTGCAATTCGAGCGGGCGAAAAAATGA
- a CDS encoding site-specific integrase → MSTHLGFASNQSRRCLPSVAKPRNGSPFDPTATRWTFHDGIATVSLNFGSLEWASPALIESMKMVLVWYAEHASAGQLKSHFYKLRRLVDFIAEQRGGEVHEISGTDLINYRSSLRPSEECLLGAVASCLKKWHALQIPGVTEDALRFLTQVRLKGAQKGKAVLTMDPESGPFSDIEIQAIQDALNGSYAAGSLDLGDYVLAWLFILLGQRPQQFALLKICDVIASQRVDGSLEYIVRVPRIKQHNQTHRDELKERLLTPSFGRVLYEYARTIEQRFEAVLADPKQAPLFPAERKPVDQPFELAYHMTSYSLGRRFTQVVKALKVWSERTGTELHITPTRFRYSLGTRAAKEGHGELIIAELLDHSDTQNVGVYVKATPEIVERIDRAVALRMAPLARAFAGTIISDDSEAIRGDDPISRIIDPRFDDKLKPMGNCGRNGSCGFMAPISCYTCNSFQAWVEGPHEAVLAYLIAERARLMTEADVRIAKINDRTILAVAEVVRRVRKVRKEAADGC, encoded by the coding sequence ATGAGCACCCACTTGGGCTTCGCAAGTAACCAATCGAGGCGGTGTTTGCCAAGTGTTGCTAAGCCGCGCAACGGCTCACCATTCGATCCTACCGCAACGCGGTGGACTTTCCACGACGGCATAGCCACAGTCAGCCTAAATTTCGGGTCGCTAGAGTGGGCGTCGCCTGCCCTTATTGAGTCGATGAAGATGGTTCTCGTCTGGTATGCGGAACACGCGTCGGCAGGGCAGCTGAAGTCGCACTTTTATAAGCTACGTCGACTCGTTGACTTCATCGCAGAGCAGCGCGGAGGTGAGGTCCATGAGATAAGCGGAACCGACCTCATCAATTACAGATCGTCGTTACGACCCAGTGAAGAGTGCCTTTTGGGAGCGGTAGCGTCGTGTCTGAAAAAGTGGCACGCCTTACAGATTCCGGGTGTCACTGAGGACGCTCTCCGATTCCTCACGCAGGTGCGCCTGAAAGGGGCGCAAAAGGGTAAGGCTGTCCTAACGATGGACCCTGAGTCGGGACCATTTTCGGATATTGAGATACAGGCCATTCAGGACGCGCTAAACGGTTCGTATGCTGCCGGCAGCCTGGACTTGGGAGACTACGTCCTCGCTTGGCTATTCATTCTGCTCGGTCAAAGACCTCAACAGTTCGCTTTGCTGAAGATCTGCGATGTAATCGCGTCACAAAGGGTTGACGGTTCGCTCGAGTACATCGTCCGAGTTCCGCGGATAAAGCAGCACAACCAAACGCACCGCGACGAATTGAAAGAGCGTCTTTTAACCCCTTCGTTTGGTCGCGTGCTCTATGAATACGCACGTACGATCGAACAACGCTTCGAAGCTGTTCTGGCAGACCCGAAGCAGGCTCCTTTGTTTCCGGCCGAGCGCAAACCGGTAGATCAACCGTTCGAGTTGGCCTACCACATGACATCCTATTCTCTCGGCAGGCGTTTTACCCAGGTAGTGAAAGCCCTCAAGGTATGGTCTGAAAGAACTGGCACGGAGCTGCACATCACCCCCACTCGCTTCCGATATTCGCTAGGTACTCGGGCAGCCAAAGAGGGACACGGCGAACTCATCATTGCCGAGTTGCTTGACCACTCTGACACTCAGAATGTGGGGGTCTACGTGAAGGCGACGCCAGAGATCGTTGAACGAATCGATCGCGCAGTAGCTCTTCGCATGGCGCCGTTGGCCCGGGCTTTTGCCGGCACTATTATTAGTGACGATTCGGAAGCAATCCGCGGAGATGATCCGATCAGTAGAATTATCGACCCTCGCTTCGATGACAAGCTTAAACCCATGGGCAACTGCGGTCGTAATGGATCATGCGGCTTCATGGCCCCAATTTCCTGCTACACCTGCAACAGCTTTCAAGCGTGGGTCGAGGGGCCTCACGAAGCGGTCCTTGCATACCTCATTGCAGAGCGTGCGCGCCTCATGACTGAGGCAGACGTACGAATTGCAAAGATAAATGATCGGACGATTTTGGCCGTCGCGGAAGTGGTGAGGCGAGTTCGAAAAGTACGGAAGGAGGCGGCCGATGGCTGCTGA